A window of Arcobacter acticola genomic DNA:
AGCTGATATTGGTTTAGCACTTGATGGCGATGCAGATAGATTAGTAGTAATTGATGATAAAGGTGAAATCGTTGATGGAGACAAACTAATTGGTGCTTTATGTAAATATTTAAATGAGAGAAAATTACTTCAAGGTAATGCTTGCGTTGCTACTGTAATGTCAAATAAAGCTTTAGAAGATTATTTAGCAAAAGATAAAATAGAATTATATAGATCAGATGTAGGGGATAAATATGTTCTTGAAGTTATGCAAGCAAAAGGTATAAACTTTGGTGGTGAGCAAAGTGGACATATTATTTTCTCTGATGTTGCAAAAACAGGAGATGGATTAGCATCTGCTTTACAAGTTTTAGCTTTAGTTTTAAAATCAGGTAAGAAAGCTAGTGAAGTATTAAATCCTTTTTCTTTATATCCACAAATTTTACATAATATGAAAGTAACTGAAAAAATTCCTCTTGATAAACTAGAAGGTTTAGAAGCTATTTTAAAACCTATTAGAGAAAAAGGAATTAGAGATTTAATTAGATACTCTGGAACAGAAAACAAAATTAGATTACTTCTTGAAGGTAAAAAGAAAAAAGATGTTGAAGAAAGTATGGAAACTTTAATAGCATTTTTCAAAAAGGTATTATGAAAAAGAAATTAGTAATAGCAATATATTTATTTATAACAATTTTTATATTAGATCAAGTTGTTAAATATGGCTTTGCTAATTTAGCTTGGGATGTAGACGGTCCTTATATGTCATTAAAATTGGCATATAATTATGGAGTTGCTTTTTCAATGTTTTCATTTTTGGAACATAATTTAAAATATATTCAACTTTTAATTATAGTAATTGCAACAATTTACTTATTAAAAAACAAAGATGTTTTTGATGAGTATTATTTATCTATTGCACTTTTATATGCAGGTGGACTATCAAATATCCTAGATAGGTTTACCTATGGTGGTGTAGTAGATTATTTTTATTGGCATTATGGTTTTGAATTTGCTATATTTAATATAGCTGATGTGATAATAAATATGGCAGTTGCTTTGATTATTTATAAGCAAATAAAACAAATAAGAGAAGAAAAAAAGCAAAAAAACATCAAATCTTAGATTTGTAGCTTAAAATTAATTTAGCTATAATCCAAGAAATATTAGAAATGACAGGAAAATTGAAATGGGTCAAACAATAACAGAAAAGATTTTTAGTGAGCATGTAGGAAAAGAAGTATATGCAGGAGAAATAGTTAGAAGTCCGATTGATATGGTAATTGGAAATGATATTACAACTCCAATTTCTATTAAAGCATTTGAAGATGGTGGTTTTGAAAAACTTGTAAATCCAGAAGGTTTTGCAATTGTTCTTGATCACTTTATTCCAGCAAAAGATATTGCATCAGCAAATCAAGCAAAAATATCAAGAGATTTTGCTTATAAACATAATTTAAAATATTTCTTTGATGAAAAAGATATGGGAATTGAGCATGCGCTTTTACCTGAAAAAGGTTTAGTATTACCAGGTGATGTTATTATTGGTGCAGATTCACATACATGTACACATGGAGCTTTAGGTGCATTTTCTACAGGTATGGGAAGTACAGATATCTCTTTTGGAATGATTACAGGTGGTAACTGGTTTAAAGTTCCTGAATCAATTAAAGTTGTATTCAAAGGAAAACCAGGTCCTTATGTAACTGGAAAAGATTTAATTTTAGAAATAATTAGAATTTTAGGTGTTGATGGAGCTTTATATAAAGCTTTAGAATTCACAGGTGATACAATTGCTTACTTAAGTATGGATGATAGGTTTTCATTATGTAATATGGCAATTGAAGCAGGAGCTAAAAATGGTATTGTTGCATATGATGATGTTACAAAAGAATTTTTAGATACTGTTGGTGCAAATAACAATGGATTAAGAGCAGAGCCAAAAATTCATTATTCAGATGCTGATGCTATATATTGTCAAGTGATTGAAATTGATGTTGAAGCATTAAATCCTGTAATTGCATATCCTTTCTTACCATCAAATGGACACTCTGTAAATCAAGCTGTAATTGATGATATCAAAGTTGACCAAGTATTTATTGGATCTTGTACTAATGGAAGATTATCAGATTTTAAAGTTGCAGCTGAAATTTTAGAAGGTAAAAAAGTAGCACGACATGTAAGATTAATAGTAACTCCTGGAACTCAAAAAATTCTAAGAGATGCACAAAAAGCTGGATATATTGATATATTAGTTGATGCAGGTGCAGTTGTATCAAATCCAACTTGTGGAGCATGTTTAGGTGGATATATGGGTATTTTAGGTGATGGTGAAGTTTGTATCTCTACAACAAATAGAAACTTTGTTGGAAGAATGGGATCAAGATCTTCAAAAATTTATTTAGCAAATAGTGCAGTTGCAGCAGCATCTGCTATTTCTGGATATATTACAGATCCTAGAAGTTTATAATATGACAAATCCTCCATTCTTTGAAATTACCTGTGTAATTTTATGTGGAGGGAAAAGCTCTCGAATGGGAGAAGATAAATCTCTTCTTCCCTTTGCCTCTTCAAAATCTCTTACTCAATATCAGTATGATAGATTAAAACCTTATTTTAAAAATATTTATCTTTCTTCAAAAATTAATAAGTTTGATTTTATAAATAATGAAAAAATTATTTTTGATGAAAATAAAGATATTTTTTCGCCAATTTTAGCTTTACAAACTATATTTAAAGAATTAAATAATCAAAAAGTTTTTATTATAACTGTTGACACTCCTTTTGTTTCATTAGAGTCAATTTCAAAATTAATTAATGATTCAAAGCATGTAGATA
This region includes:
- the lspA gene encoding signal peptidase II, which gives rise to MKKKLVIAIYLFITIFILDQVVKYGFANLAWDVDGPYMSLKLAYNYGVAFSMFSFLEHNLKYIQLLIIVIATIYLLKNKDVFDEYYLSIALLYAGGLSNILDRFTYGGVVDYFYWHYGFEFAIFNIADVIINMAVALIIYKQIKQIREEKKQKNIKS
- a CDS encoding 3-isopropylmalate dehydratase large subunit; protein product: MGQTITEKIFSEHVGKEVYAGEIVRSPIDMVIGNDITTPISIKAFEDGGFEKLVNPEGFAIVLDHFIPAKDIASANQAKISRDFAYKHNLKYFFDEKDMGIEHALLPEKGLVLPGDVIIGADSHTCTHGALGAFSTGMGSTDISFGMITGGNWFKVPESIKVVFKGKPGPYVTGKDLILEIIRILGVDGALYKALEFTGDTIAYLSMDDRFSLCNMAIEAGAKNGIVAYDDVTKEFLDTVGANNNGLRAEPKIHYSDADAIYCQVIEIDVEALNPVIAYPFLPSNGHSVNQAVIDDIKVDQVFIGSCTNGRLSDFKVAAEILEGKKVARHVRLIVTPGTQKILRDAQKAGYIDILVDAGAVVSNPTCGACLGGYMGILGDGEVCISTTNRNFVGRMGSRSSKIYLANSAVAAASAISGYITDPRSL
- the mobA gene encoding molybdenum cofactor guanylyltransferase MobA, producing the protein MTNPPFFEITCVILCGGKSSRMGEDKSLLPFASSKSLTQYQYDRLKPYFKNIYLSSKINKFDFINNEKIIFDENKDIFSPILALQTIFKELNNQKVFIITVDTPFVSLESISKLINDSKHVDICVAKTEKVHNLCGVFSSNISESINTMIKSDIHKIGYLLKNNNTKMIEFQNDDEFMNINNKEDYSNSLIFISKNNNSNK